A DNA window from bacterium contains the following coding sequences:
- a CDS encoding sulfurtransferase TusA family protein: MALHKLMQPIAPGDVLDVRAEDAGAREDIPSWCNMTGHKLLAAQTGEDSNHYIIQKKES; the protein is encoded by the coding sequence ATGGCTTTGCACAAGCTGATGCAGCCGATTGCTCCGGGAGATGTGCTCGACGTGCGCGCCGAGGACGCGGGCGCGCGTGAAGATATTCCGAGTTGGTGCAATATGACAGGACATAAACTGCTCGCCGCACAAACAGGCGAAGACAGCAATCACTACATCATCCAAAAAAAGGAGAGCTGA
- a CDS encoding DsrE family protein, whose protein sequence is MMAKFMVSCTFAKDNTDKATVAFVVANASVASGQDTVVFLSIEGVRLAVPGYADDIHEEGFAPLKELMTNYIAAGGQIWLCSPCFKKRALNENNLTGNTTIVGGAKVVEFLTTGGTCISY, encoded by the coding sequence CTGATGGCAAAATTCATGGTAAGCTGTACGTTCGCAAAGGACAACACGGACAAAGCCACGGTGGCGTTCGTCGTGGCCAATGCGTCCGTGGCCTCGGGACAGGACACGGTGGTCTTTCTCTCGATTGAGGGCGTGCGTCTGGCCGTTCCGGGGTACGCCGACGACATTCATGAAGAGGGTTTCGCGCCGCTGAAAGAGCTGATGACCAACTACATCGCGGCCGGTGGCCAGATCTGGTTGTGCAGCCCGTGCTTCAAGAAGCGCGCGCTGAATGAGAACAACCTGACCGGCAACACGACGATAGTCGGCGGCGCAAAGGTGGTTGAATTCCTGACGACCGGCGGTACGTGCATTAGCTATTGA
- a CDS encoding OsmC family protein produces MSESLEKLEQPIATSHICDGGNLDCGSGLLLVIRRAMEQVPEGDVLEIRSTEFSVCNDLPAWCRMTENPYLGWIEGGASNRFFVQRGGKTEDVHAELAKARAYKFQTRVRWKGEMTATVYARNHSYAIGQPASFDVSDAAPSALEYLLGALGGCLVMGLQMHASREGVKIEQIELALHGKPDNLLVFLGIEETGHSGLTEISGTAYVESDAPLEQVRSLWEHTLRVSPVTNTLLRGAKLNLQVHALD; encoded by the coding sequence ATGAGTGAGAGCCTCGAAAAACTTGAACAACCTATTGCCACTTCGCATATCTGCGACGGAGGGAATCTCGATTGCGGTTCCGGGTTGCTGCTGGTAATTCGACGGGCGATGGAGCAGGTGCCGGAGGGAGATGTGCTGGAGATTCGTTCGACGGAGTTTTCCGTGTGCAACGATCTGCCCGCGTGGTGCCGGATGACGGAGAATCCGTACTTGGGCTGGATTGAAGGCGGTGCATCAAACCGTTTTTTTGTGCAGCGCGGCGGCAAGACCGAAGATGTCCACGCGGAATTGGCCAAAGCACGCGCGTACAAATTTCAAACGCGGGTGCGCTGGAAAGGCGAAATGACCGCCACGGTCTATGCGCGCAATCACAGCTATGCCATCGGGCAGCCGGCGAGTTTTGACGTGAGCGATGCGGCGCCGAGCGCTCTGGAGTATTTGTTGGGAGCTTTAGGGGGGTGTCTGGTGATGGGGTTGCAGATGCACGCATCGCGCGAGGGTGTGAAAATCGAGCAGATCGAACTTGCACTCCATGGAAAGCCGGATAATCTATTGGTGTTTTTGGGAATTGAAGAAACCGGACACTCCGGCTTGACCGAGATCAGTGGCACGGCGTATGTAGAAAGCGACGCACCGCTCGAGCAGGTACGTTCGCTGTGGGAACATACGCTGCGGGTGTCGCCAGTGACGAATACACTGCTGAGAGGTGCGAAATTGAATTTACAGGTGCACGCACTTGATTAA
- a CDS encoding cobalamin-independent methionine synthase II family protein, with the protein MRDALKLKRKGKIAESEFQKISDEAVRAAIALQVRAGVDIVSDGEMRRENFYSFIADAVDGIKLLSLADLLDYVEDKSGFERLLQSLDVPAFAIHNPVVEGKLRVKRPLALDEFNYARGLTDKPIKTALPGPYLLTRSMWVKSLSYDTYPTKESLGADVVAMLRDELIALRDAGCFFVQFDEPVLSEVAFAGPHATHTFMCAALSEKASPETELAFAVELLNAVVDGVSGIKTGLHVCRGNWSRQDDVLLAGAYDPLIPYFSRMNVNQFVLEYATDRAGPVESLLALPDDREIGLGVVNPRTSEIETVEFVRAKVAPLQAKRAAGSIYLNPDCGFGTFSDRPVNDWETAEMKLSALSRAARAIR; encoded by the coding sequence ATGCGCGACGCGCTGAAACTGAAGCGCAAGGGGAAGATTGCCGAGTCTGAGTTTCAGAAGATTTCCGACGAAGCGGTGCGCGCGGCGATTGCACTGCAAGTGCGCGCTGGCGTGGACATCGTCAGCGACGGCGAGATGCGGCGCGAGAATTTCTATTCGTTCATCGCCGACGCGGTGGATGGGATCAAGCTCTTGAGTCTGGCGGACTTGCTTGATTACGTCGAGGACAAGTCGGGTTTCGAGCGGCTTTTGCAGTCGCTGGACGTGCCCGCTTTTGCGATTCACAATCCGGTGGTCGAAGGGAAATTGCGCGTGAAGCGCCCGCTGGCACTCGACGAATTCAACTATGCGCGGGGCCTGACCGACAAACCCATAAAGACAGCGCTGCCGGGGCCGTATCTGCTGACGCGCTCGATGTGGGTGAAGAGTCTGTCGTATGACACCTATCCGACCAAGGAGAGCCTCGGCGCGGATGTGGTGGCGATGCTGCGCGATGAGTTGATCGCCTTGCGCGATGCGGGGTGTTTTTTTGTACAATTCGACGAACCGGTCTTGAGCGAAGTCGCGTTCGCGGGACCGCATGCGACGCATACGTTCATGTGCGCGGCGCTGTCCGAGAAGGCTTCGCCGGAGACGGAATTGGCCTTTGCGGTGGAGCTGCTCAACGCCGTCGTGGATGGCGTGAGCGGCATCAAGACCGGTTTGCATGTGTGCCGGGGAAATTGGAGCCGACAGGATGACGTGCTGCTGGCGGGCGCGTATGATCCGCTGATTCCGTACTTTTCACGGATGAACGTCAATCAATTTGTTTTGGAATATGCGACTGATCGCGCAGGACCCGTGGAGAGTCTGCTGGCGCTGCCGGATGATCGCGAGATCGGACTGGGAGTCGTGAACCCGCGCACGAGTGAGATTGAAACTGTGGAATTTGTGCGAGCGAAAGTCGCGCCGCTGCAGGCGAAACGCGCCGCGGGCTCGATCTATCTCAATCCGGATTGCGGATTCGGAACATTCTCGGACCGGCCGGTGAATGACTGGGAGACGGCGGAAATGAAATTGTCGGCGTTAAGTCGAGCGGCCCGCGCCATTCGCTGA
- a CDS encoding PLP-dependent transferase has translation MKFSTKCIHAGVTPDPSNGAIMTPIFQTSTYVQPELGVHKGYEYSRTDNPTRAVLQEAIATLEGGKFGLCFASGMGAIDCLIATLSGGDHVIAGDDVYGGTFRIFKFVREKQGIASDFVDLTNLDLVEKSITPKTKWIWLETPTNPLLKLVDIRAIVELAHAKGVRVAVDNTFATPYFQQPLALGADLVMHSVTKYLNGHSDVVMGSMVVNDEELYRQLKYIQNACGAVPGPMDSFLVLRGLKTLAVRMERHQANAAMLAKDLEMDSHVAWVRYPGLKSHPQQALAMRQMSGFAGMISLELKGGLEAARKFVSGLHLFALAESLGGVESLCDHPAIMTHATIPRELREKLGVTDGLIRLSVGLEDVDDLRQDLQNGFAKL, from the coding sequence ATGAAATTTTCTACCAAGTGCATTCATGCGGGTGTGACGCCCGATCCGTCGAACGGCGCGATTATGACGCCGATTTTCCAGACGTCCACCTATGTGCAGCCGGAATTGGGAGTGCACAAGGGATATGAGTATTCGCGCACGGACAATCCGACGCGAGCTGTGCTGCAAGAGGCGATTGCCACGCTTGAAGGCGGGAAGTTCGGGTTGTGTTTCGCGAGCGGCATGGGCGCGATTGATTGTCTGATCGCAACGCTGTCCGGCGGTGACCATGTTATCGCCGGTGATGACGTGTACGGCGGCACGTTCCGCATCTTCAAGTTCGTGCGGGAGAAGCAGGGAATCGCGTCGGACTTTGTTGATCTGACCAATCTTGATCTGGTTGAAAAGAGCATTACGCCTAAGACGAAGTGGATCTGGCTCGAAACGCCGACGAATCCGCTTTTGAAGCTCGTGGACATCCGCGCGATTGTCGAGCTGGCCCATGCCAAAGGGGTGCGAGTGGCCGTGGACAACACGTTTGCCACGCCGTATTTTCAGCAGCCGCTGGCGCTCGGCGCCGATCTGGTGATGCACAGCGTGACGAAATATTTGAACGGCCACAGCGATGTGGTGATGGGTTCGATGGTCGTCAATGATGAAGAGCTGTACCGGCAGCTCAAGTATATTCAAAATGCCTGCGGCGCGGTGCCCGGACCGATGGACAGCTTTCTGGTGCTGCGCGGACTGAAGACGCTAGCGGTGCGAATGGAGCGGCATCAAGCGAACGCGGCGATGCTGGCTAAGGACCTGGAGATGGACAGCCACGTCGCGTGGGTTCGCTATCCGGGTTTGAAATCGCATCCGCAGCAAGCGTTGGCCATGCGGCAGATGTCGGGCTTTGCGGGGATGATCAGCCTGGAATTGAAAGGCGGCCTCGAAGCGGCGCGCAAGTTTGTGAGCGGCCTGCATCTGTTTGCGCTTGCCGAGTCGCTCGGCGGGGTCGAGTCGCTGTGTGATCACCCAGCCATCATGACCCATGCGACGATTCCGCGTGAACTACGGGAAAAACTGGGCGTCACGGACGGTCTTATTCGGCTCTCGGTGGGACTGGAAGATGTGGACGACTTGCGACAGGATTTGCAAAACGGCTTTGCAAAGCTATAG
- a CDS encoding response regulator, with product MTILSVDDSTTIRRIVKRSCEEMGHTVLEAAEGAAALAVLAEKASEVSLVILDWNMPGMTGLEVLKAIKSDPKTKNIVVMMLTSEADMNFVKEAIAAGAQNYLTKPFDQKMLALKIQESAGMLPA from the coding sequence ATGACCATACTCTCAGTTGATGATTCCACCACCATTCGCCGCATCGTCAAGCGCAGCTGCGAAGAGATGGGGCACACCGTTCTTGAAGCTGCGGAGGGTGCCGCCGCGCTGGCCGTTTTGGCGGAAAAGGCCAGCGAAGTTAGCCTGGTCATTCTCGACTGGAATATGCCGGGGATGACGGGGCTTGAAGTGCTCAAGGCCATTAAGTCGGACCCGAAGACCAAGAACATCGTGGTGATGATGCTGACCAGTGAAGCAGACATGAATTTTGTCAAAGAAGCCATCGCGGCCGGCGCCCAGAACTATTTGACCAAGCCGTTCGACCAAAAGATGCTCGCCCTGAAGATTCAGGAGAGCGCGGGGATGCTTCCCGCTTAA
- a CDS encoding chemotaxis protein CheX produces MSAEVALIGFPRLQEQIATRLLEEHDVHVERVTHDEAGARLAMFNLALFFWPDTGEAAIQRLQKMKEEQPACPIVIVTSHIGQHSAQKEVGQNAEDMMLTPLQPHDVSQKLAKYAGVGKTREAVAVDADYVNPFISGTLDTLKQMAGMTCERKGLRLSSDATASGYYSGTIGLSGNAEGFVSVTFSKELATQVVCKMLSMTEEEITEEDIRDGVGELMNVVAGAAKAELVNTKHAFSLSIPQVFSGGPHTVAQPRGIPVFIIEFLADGAEFDVMVCLRTKHA; encoded by the coding sequence ATGAGTGCAGAAGTAGCTTTGATCGGTTTCCCCCGCTTGCAGGAGCAGATCGCGACGCGCCTGCTGGAGGAGCATGACGTGCACGTCGAGCGCGTGACCCATGACGAGGCGGGAGCGCGGCTGGCGATGTTTAATTTGGCGCTGTTCTTCTGGCCTGACACAGGCGAAGCGGCCATTCAGCGGCTGCAGAAGATGAAGGAAGAGCAGCCGGCCTGCCCGATTGTCATCGTGACCAGTCATATTGGTCAGCATTCGGCCCAAAAAGAGGTCGGGCAGAATGCGGAAGACATGATGTTGACGCCGCTGCAGCCGCACGATGTTTCGCAGAAGCTGGCCAAATACGCTGGCGTGGGCAAGACGCGCGAAGCCGTTGCGGTGGATGCGGACTACGTCAATCCGTTCATTTCGGGAACGCTCGATACGTTGAAGCAGATGGCCGGGATGACCTGCGAACGCAAAGGTCTGCGGCTGTCCTCAGATGCGACCGCGAGCGGGTACTACTCGGGGACGATCGGCCTGTCAGGTAACGCCGAAGGTTTCGTGTCGGTGACCTTCTCCAAGGAGCTGGCCACGCAGGTCGTGTGCAAGATGCTCTCGATGACTGAGGAGGAGATCACGGAGGAAGACATTCGCGACGGTGTCGGTGAACTCATGAATGTCGTTGCTGGTGCGGCCAAGGCCGAGCTAGTCAACACGAAGCATGCCTTCAGCCTGTCCATACCGCAGGTGTTCAGCGGCGGGCCGCACACAGTGGCGCAGCCGCGCGGAATTCCGGTGTTCATTATCGAGTTTCTGGCCGACGGAGCGGAGTTTGACGTTATGGTCTGTCTGCGGACAAAACACGCATAA
- a CDS encoding polysaccharide biosynthesis protein encodes MSHNSRGGSTAIYVLGSVTEGVLVMAFTMVLVRLIAPDEFGGWRQFAVLSGIVWNVATYGLSRSLGYFYSTAPANEQGAIARRTLLICLGLAAICMTAFYAALPFAAERFDSPALRDEAGLFSLFLGLNFPIQIFITLLLAAGRRTTLALAKLCFALLRLAALLVLVWSDATLHNFLLAMNGFALVQLGIMLVLYQRTAGPVLSPLFQNARAQGKFTADLTGQSAAGQFAVETDKLLVSAAYPPAKFAAYSVGARELPLVPLIPFSITESIAPDLSRMAVARKQDEFRDLWHRWMGRAALLMYPVFALVLFQHEAIIRVLYTAEYLDGALPLLIIGCVIPQRVTSFYQILLCLNRSRVVLWASVAMLFSNIVLSLLFMRLFGMWGPALAVLTSEYVINSFALGQIARTMALPISRVMPWSYLLKVLVTAVGAGALALPVLGLLPEAAVLWRLVAYGAVMMVIYGAAVLTLGLVTREDMKLLRARLP; translated from the coding sequence GTGAGTCACAACTCCCGCGGCGGAAGCACCGCCATTTACGTGCTGGGCAGCGTGACCGAAGGCGTGCTCGTCATGGCCTTCACGATGGTGCTTGTGCGGCTGATCGCACCGGATGAATTCGGCGGCTGGCGGCAGTTCGCGGTGCTGTCGGGGATTGTGTGGAATGTGGCAACCTACGGGCTGTCACGGAGCCTCGGCTATTTTTACAGCACGGCACCAGCCAACGAGCAGGGGGCGATTGCGCGCCGGACGCTGCTGATCTGCCTTGGACTGGCCGCCATCTGCATGACCGCGTTTTATGCGGCCTTGCCGTTCGCGGCGGAGCGCTTTGACAGTCCAGCCCTGCGGGACGAGGCCGGACTATTCAGTCTGTTTCTGGGACTGAACTTTCCCATTCAGATCTTCATTACGCTGTTGCTGGCGGCCGGGCGACGGACCACGCTGGCGCTGGCTAAGCTGTGTTTCGCGCTGCTGAGGCTGGCCGCGCTGCTGGTGCTCGTGTGGTCGGATGCGACGCTGCATAACTTTCTGTTGGCTATGAACGGGTTCGCGCTGGTGCAGTTGGGGATCATGCTGGTGCTCTATCAGCGTACTGCCGGCCCCGTGCTGTCCCCGCTGTTCCAGAACGCCCGCGCACAAGGGAAATTCACAGCTGACTTGACGGGACAGAGTGCGGCGGGACAGTTCGCGGTGGAGACGGACAAGCTGCTCGTGTCGGCGGCCTATCCGCCGGCGAAATTCGCGGCCTACTCGGTGGGAGCGCGCGAGTTGCCGTTGGTGCCACTGATTCCGTTCAGCATCACGGAGTCCATTGCGCCGGATTTGAGCCGCATGGCCGTGGCACGGAAGCAGGATGAGTTTCGCGATCTATGGCACCGTTGGATGGGCCGAGCCGCGCTATTGATGTATCCGGTGTTTGCGCTGGTGTTGTTTCAGCATGAAGCGATCATCCGCGTTTTGTACACGGCGGAGTATCTGGATGGCGCGCTGCCGCTGTTGATTATTGGCTGTGTCATTCCGCAGCGCGTGACGTCGTTCTATCAGATTCTGCTGTGTTTGAACCGGTCGCGTGTGGTGTTGTGGGCATCGGTGGCGATGCTGTTTTCGAATATCGTGCTAAGCCTGCTGTTCATGCGGCTGTTCGGAATGTGGGGTCCGGCCTTAGCGGTGCTGACGTCCGAGTATGTCATCAACAGTTTTGCGCTGGGGCAGATCGCGCGCACGATGGCTCTGCCGATATCCCGCGTTATGCCGTGGAGCTATTTGCTGAAAGTTCTTGTGACGGCGGTCGGGGCGGGCGCGTTAGCGTTGCCGGTACTGGGGTTATTGCCGGAGGCTGCCGTGCTCTGGCGGCTGGTGGCGTACGGCGCGGTGATGATGGTGATCTACGGCGCGGCGGTGCTCACACTGGGATTGGTCACGCGTGAAGATATGAAGTTGTTGCGCGCGCGTTTGCCGTAA
- a CDS encoding Gfo/Idh/MocA family oxidoreductase, with the protein MRVGVVGAGYLGTIHARLLAQNSDVTWSRIYDMDQNKAQSVAEQFGGLAAHSLEQVITESDALLVVSATSSHYAVAKQALEAGKHVFLEKPITTTVAEGSEIVALARAKHLKLQVGHVERFSRAFRALGTEYPHPKFIEAHRLAQFKPRGTDVAVVLDLMIHDLDMILKLMGEFPTHVEASGVAVISEAADIANARLTFPSGGVANVTASRISANPMRKLRMFSEDSYISLDFAKGDVQQFRLAHADEVSEPGTLMLGEIDKGAVKRKILMGAPTAPEGNAIDMEQRTFFEAIRTNGEPLVTGEDGLNALRVAVQILEKMGTSEIATGRE; encoded by the coding sequence TTGAGAGTCGGTGTTGTCGGCGCGGGTTACCTCGGGACGATTCATGCGCGCTTGCTGGCGCAGAATAGCGACGTAACCTGGTCGCGGATCTATGATATGGATCAGAATAAGGCGCAGTCGGTGGCCGAACAGTTCGGAGGTTTGGCGGCGCACAGCCTGGAGCAGGTGATTACGGAGAGCGACGCGCTGCTCGTTGTATCGGCGACGTCGTCGCACTATGCTGTGGCCAAACAGGCGCTGGAAGCGGGTAAGCACGTGTTTTTGGAAAAGCCGATCACCACGACGGTAGCGGAGGGCAGCGAGATCGTCGCACTGGCGCGGGCCAAGCATTTGAAGCTGCAAGTGGGCCATGTCGAGCGCTTCAGCCGCGCCTTTCGCGCGCTGGGCACGGAGTACCCGCATCCCAAGTTCATCGAAGCGCATCGGCTGGCACAATTCAAACCGCGGGGAACCGACGTGGCCGTGGTGCTTGATCTGATGATTCACGACCTGGACATGATCCTGAAGCTCATGGGCGAATTCCCGACTCACGTCGAAGCGTCCGGCGTGGCAGTCATCAGTGAAGCGGCAGATATTGCCAATGCGCGGCTGACGTTTCCATCGGGCGGCGTGGCGAATGTCACGGCCTCGCGGATCAGCGCCAATCCGATGCGCAAGCTGCGGATGTTCTCCGAGGACAGCTATATTTCGCTTGATTTTGCCAAAGGCGACGTGCAGCAATTCAGACTCGCGCATGCCGACGAAGTGAGCGAGCCGGGTACGTTGATGCTTGGGGAGATTGACAAGGGCGCGGTGAAACGCAAGATCCTGATGGGTGCGCCCACGGCCCCGGAAGGCAATGCGATTGACATGGAGCAGCGCACGTTCTTCGAAGCAATTCGCACCAACGGCGAACCGCTCGTGACGGGCGAAGACGGCCTGAATGCGCTGCGTGTCGCGGTGCAGATTCTCGAAAAAATGGGCACTTCGGAGATCGCGACGGGCAGAGAGTAG